TCCGGATCAGTTCGTGGTGCTCAATTCTCCCCGTCCGGATGTAGTCACACGTTCCATTGCGGAACTGGAATATCAGTCTGAAGTAGCAGAATGGGTGAAGGCAGACGTTGTCAACATTCATGGCGGCGGAGGATACGGCGATAAACCAGAGGCGATCAAACGCTTCGCCAAAAATCTGAAGCGTCTGTCCAACCGCGTACGTAGTCGCCTGACGGTCGAGAACGACGACAAGACTTATACCCCCTCTGATCTGCTCCCCTTGTGTCAGGAAACAGGAATCCCCCTGGTTTACGATGCCCATCATCACCGCTGTCTGCCTGATGACCTTTCCATCGAAGCAGCGACCGCAGCGGCGTTGACAACCTGGAACCGCGAGCCCCTGTTTCACATCTCCAGTCCCCGCGAAGGCTGGCAAGGCCCCAAGCCAAATCGGCATCATGATTTCATCGATATCCAGGATTTTCCCCACTGCTGGGAAGAACTTAAACTAACAGTGGAAGTGGAAGCCAAAGCGAAAGAGCAGGCCGTGCTGAAACTGAGAAAAGCACTACGTTGACGAGGAATCTGATTTTTTCCGGTTATAAAAAAGCCCCAGGCTGATCAGAAATATCAGCCACTCGCCGACCGCCAGTGAATAGGTCATCGATGCGATTTCTTCAAATATCACAAAGCCGGTGCTACGGAACAACACCAGACAGCCATGCACAATGATGCACACGATCAGTGAATAACGTGTGACACCAGGCTGCCAGAGCGGCCACAGAAAGATGATTCCCAGCGCCAGTTCCAGTCCGCCGTAAACAACCAGAAATTCAGACTGGCCGGAACCAGATTCAAGTATAAAGCCGACCGAACGTGAGGCCGAAGCGGGATCCACGCTACACCAGAGTGCCAGCAGGAGATAGACCAGACCCACAACTGTCAGAAATATTCGAGTCATCAAGTTCTCCAGAAACACTGTTTATTGGCTTGATCAGCTTATGAGGATACTCAACCAGATGCGAACAGTCCACATCCGCCCGCCTCATGGCGCCGATCGACTATCTGACCAGCATGACGGTCTGCAGCACGAGTGGTTACGTTTCACCGGCTTCATCAGTATCGGCAACACCGCTCAATCTGCTGCTGTGGATTGTCGCAGTCGTCATGATTCCTGGATCTGTCCAGCAAGGCTCTCTTTTAGTGGTCTGAGTTTTATGCTCTGATATAATGGCACCAGACAAAAGATTGATCTGCCATAGCGATTACGTCCCCAGCGATACTTTCTTTATATCAACTACCAATACAGGCCAGCAATGGAAGACAAACTGATCGCCATCTTTCTCGGTTTTTTATTTGGTGGAATGTTTCTCTTTGTAATGTCCAGAGAACTGTATCGAATGCTGAAGACCCAGTATTCCTCTGCTGCAGAAGGAAACCGTCATTTACGCCAGGGAAACCTGGAAGCGGCCGTCTCCTCTTTCAGCAAACTAATTGAAAAGCAACCTGATAACGTCGATGCTTACCTGTACCGTTCGAGTGCCTATATTCAGTTGAATCTTCTCGAGCAGGCACTGGATGACTGCAATACGATTACTGAACTGGCCCCTCAGAATCACTATGCATTCTTAAACCGAGGCGCCATCTATGGGATAATGGATGAAGATGAAAAATGCATTAAGGAAATGACCCGCTGCCTGGAACTCATGCCGGACCAGCAAGACGCTTTGAGGAATCGTGCCTATGCATATTCCAGAACGGGAAAGATTGAAACGGCGCTGACAGATTTCAACAGGCTGATTGAGCTGGCACCTGACAAGTCTTCCTATTACAGCGAACGGGGAAACTGTTTTCTCTCTCTCCAGAAATATTCTGAAGCGATTCAGGACTACACGCAGGCACTCCAATGGATCAAAGACTCCTGGGAACTTTACTCCTGGCGTGGCTATTGTTTTGCCAGAATCGGAAAAGAACAACAGGCAAATGCAGATTATAAACGTGCCCTTGAGCTCAACCCCTTTGATACAGCCATCAAACAAAATCCCGAAGACATCACCAGTTATCAACAGCGGGGAAATCTCTATTACGATGCCGGCCAATATCAAAATGCGTTGAACGACTTTTCAAAGTTTGAAGAAACTTCGGAATTAACAGCCGAGATACTGGTCTGCCGCGGTTACTGCTATCTGAATCTAGGTGAAATATCCCTGGCAAAAGCCGAGTTCCAGAAAGCACACTCTATGAACGCGTATGGAGATGCGATCAAAAAGGATCCCTTGAATTCATCCCATTTTCTGGAGCGGGGCTTCCTGAATTATTATCGCGAAGACTATCAGCAGGCACTTCATGATTTTACCCACGCCTGGAAACTGGGCGAGCAGTCTGAGGAGTTGCTGCCATTTCGGGGGGCAGCTTACATGAAACTGCACGAATACACAAAAGCAAAACAGGATTATGAGACAGCCATTCAGAATCATCCGGATTCGCCACATGCTTATAATGGGTTGGCCTGGCTATTGGCAACCTGCCCCGATGAAACGTTTCGCGATGGCAAGCGTTCATTGAAGCTGGCAAAACGAAATTGCATATTATTGATAACCCCAGAATGGAATGACTTGGGAACGCTGGCTGCAGCTTATGCCGCCACAGGGAATTTTGATGAAGCGGTCCGACTGGCGAAAGAATCTCTGGCACTTGCACCGGAACATGAAAAAGCCGATTGCCAGACCCGGCTGGAACACTACGAACATAGTGAACCATATTGCGATTTTGAAACTTGATTCAACGTCAGCCGGCCCATCGTCTGGTTCCACCAGTTGCGATCACTCTCCAGAAATGCTATGAAGCCCGTTCCCTGATCAAATTCTCTCATATGTATTATTTCAGCAAGGATGCTCATGCGCCATGAGTGCAAACACGTTTTCTCCCGGCCCCACACCCGACACCGTCAAAGCCGCTGATGGTACGATTCACACAATCCCTACCGGCTGGTCTCTATTACCTCCCGGAGACGCCGGTCTGACCCGGCGGGTCAAGGCAGCCGGCGAATACTGGAGTGTACAGGAAAAGAAAGGACGGCGGACCTTTTCCCAGGGTATCTGGGCACCCGGGGAAACGATCGAACAACTACGAAAGACACTGGAGGCGGAACGCGACACCCCTGCGTATGCGAAAAAGCAGGCTGCCGCTGCAGAGCGACGCGAAAAACAGCAGGCCGAATATGTGGAGGACTTCAACGGCTCAGTCCTCAATTTCCTGGCGTTTCACCCGTCTCACGGAGAACTTGCACAACAGCTCGCGCAAGCCATCACTACACACGCAACTCCGGTCGGCAGTGGTACCGTGGCACGTACAAAACGCATCCCCGTAGAACAACGGGCGGAAGCCGCCGTCATCGCCTGGATGCGACATCAGACAACGGCTTATGATTCGATGAAAATCCCGCGTGTCAAAGGCAAACGCCGCGAAGTCAGGCGCATGCTGGCACAACGCTCGAAAGAACTGTTAAACCACTATCGATGCCAGTCCACAGCCCCCGCAAGCTGCCCATTACAACAGGCGCTTTCCGAGAATATCTGAGTTTCGACAAGTGACTCAGCCAATCGTCTTAATCGAGCTTTTCAGTAAGCATTCCTTCTGAGATCCTTTCAGGCGTGGCCCTTTGCAGGGTATCATAGAGATATGGGTCATTTAACTTCATCCTCGATTCGCAGGGAGATTTTTTCATGTACAAGCAACAGCTGATCGATACCGCCAATTCACTGGTAGCCGATGACAAAGGCCTGCTGGCGATGGATGAAAGCACTCCGACCTGTCATAAACGCTTCGAAAAACTGGGGATTCCTCAGACTCAGGAATACCGTTTCGCTTACCGCTCATTAATTGCGACGACGCCCGGTCTCAGTGAATCGATCAGTGGTGCCATTCTCTATGACGAAACCATCCGACAGCAGACTTCAGACGGAACACCTCTTGTGAGTGTGCTGATGAATTGTGGCATCATTCCCGGCATCAAAGTGGACGCGGGTGCAAAGGCCCTGGCGGGTCATCCGGGAGAAAAAGTAACAGAAGGGCTGGACGGTTTGCGGGATCGACTGGCGGAATATGCGCAACTGGGCGCCCGCTTCGCTAAATGGCGGGCCGTGATAACCATCGGCCCAGGACTGCCAACACCAGGCTGTTATGCGGCGAATGCCCATGGGTTGGCCCGTTATGCAGCCCTGTGTCAGGAGGCGGGACTGGTCCCCATCGTAGAACCGGAAGTTCTGATGGATGGAAAACACACTCTGGCGCGCTGTTTTGAAGTCACTGAAGAAGCCTTACAAACCGTCTTCCAGCAGTTGTATCAACAGCGCGTCCTGCTCGAAGGCATGATTCTGAAACCGAACATGATCGTGCCGGGACTGGATTGTCCGAACCAGGAATCCGTCGAAGAGGTGGCAGCTGCCACCATCGAATGTTTTGAGCACACTGTGCCTGCTGCCGTACCAGGAGTGGCGTTCCTGTCAGGTGGCCAGTCCAGCGAACTGGCTTCCGCCCGCCTGAATGCCATGAATGTGAAATATAAATCTCAAGTTCCCTGGGCATTGGCTTTTTCGTTTGCGAGAGCCATTCAACAGCCGGCAATGGAGCTCTGGGCGGGTAAAGCGGAAAACACTGAAGCAGCTCAGAAAGCGCTGTATCATCGTGCCAAATGCAATCGCGAAGCCCGCCGTGGCGAATACGATCCTCAAATCGATGCAGTCGATGCATCCTGACTTCACATCACAGCGAGTTAAACAGTCAATAGGAAGCACTCTCATGAAAACGGGCCATTATCGTCATTATAAAGGTAACGACTACACAGTGATCGGCGTGGCGCGGCACAGTGAAACAGATGAAGAACTGGTCGTGTATCGCCCGGAATATGGTGAGCGGGAGCTCTGGGTGCGTCCAAAAACAATGTTTCTGGAGTCTGTTGATGTGAATGGAGAACTGGTACCTCGCTTTGCCTATCTCCATCCTATAGAAGAGTAAACAACTTTCCACGCAAACGACTTCACTCACCGGCAGCCCAGATTCGTACGTCACCGTCTGGTTCTACCTGTAAATGAATGACATTGGGGTGACAGCAGACAGGGCAGTCTTCAACATATTCCTGCTCAGTGCCAGCGGTTAGATCAACGGGAATCACGATTTCCTCGCCACAAGCGTCACAGATATAACTGGCTTCTTCCTGCATCATTTCCTCCTGAAAATGTATTCTACCATATTCGGGGCGATGTGGGTATAATGACTTTAGTCCTACCTGACTGTCGCTGTCTCCCTATGACTGAAGGCAGCCTGATGATCTGACAGGACTATCATTTCAGGATAATATTTACTTCAAGAAAGTGGAGCATTGCCAGATGGCAAAAAATAAAATACAGAAAAAGAAGGATCGGGAAAAGCGGGTCGCCAAGAAGAAACTGGCCGAGAAAGCTACGCGTGTGGCTCAGGAAAAAACGACTCAGGAATCAAAGAAACCACTTCCTGAACGCGCCAAGCTGATGCGGTCGGCCGTCCCCAAAGCAGAGAACCCTGCCAATGCCAGCAAGAAAAACACCTTTACACAGCGACGTACCGGCGGCTGAGCTTCTCGATCATGACACATCGGTTGAAATGAAGGCGGTAGCGACGATCAACCAGCTACTGCCGTTCATTCTGACGGGAGACCGGACGTGCGAGTAATCCTCCCCAACCTGCTATGGATCGGGAATACCCGTGATGTACATGATGTGAAAAATGTGCTGGATCTGGGTATCGCGGCTATCATCGATCTGGCTCTGGAAGAACCGGCAGTCACGTTGACCAGGGATATCATTTACTGCCGACTACCTTTAATTGACGGGACGGAAAACCAGCCTGTCGTATTAGAAACGGCAGTCAAGACTGTAGCTCGCCTGATCAGGGAAGAGGTTCCGACCCTGGTCGCCTGCAGTGCCGGGATGAGCCGTTCCCCTGCCATTGTAGCCGCCGCTCTGTCACAGGTTCGCGATACTGATTTTGAAACGGAACTCAAGCAGCTGGCAGAAAATCATCCCAGTGATGTCGCACCGGGGCTGTGGAATGATCTGCAGGAATTGCTGCAGGAAAAATAGCAAACGGCCAGACTTTCAAAATCAGGCATTGATCATGGAAGTGGCGTTCCACTTGCCGGAGAGTATCGATTCTTCGATCTCATTTCCGCTAATTGGTTTCGAGTAAAAATATCCCTGACCCAGTCGGCACCCCAATCCCTGCAGGAGTTGCAACTGTTCGATATTTTCGATGCCTTCTCCAATCACTTCCAGTCCCAGTTTTTCAGCCAGGATGATCAGAGCATGAATCAACAGTACTTCGCGGTCTCGATCGGACCGTTTGATAAACTCCCGATCCAGTTTCAACACATCGATGGGAAAGTCACACAGGCAGGATAAGGATGAGTAACCGGTACCGAAGTCATCGACATCCAGTTTGACCCCCAGCTTCTTCAAGTCATTCAAGGTTTCAATGGAAGCCTCGCGGTCATGCATAATAATGCTTTCCGTCACTTCGAGATGCAGACATTTCGCCGGAATCTTATGTTTTGCCAAAGCTTCCGCGACAATGGAAACCAACGTCGGATGCTCCAGCTGTTTTCGCGACACATTCACATGCAGATTCTCTGGTGCCCGCGATCCCAGTGTTTTACGCCAGTCTGCCAGCTGCCGGCAGGCTTCATCCACTACAAAATTGCCGATAGGAATAATCATGTCCATTTCTTCTGCGACAGAAATGAATTCATCGGGGGGAATCATACCGCATTCGGGATGGAACCAGCGGATCAAAGCCTCGACACCTCGTAACTCGCCTGATTCCAGATCAATTATGGGTTGATAAAACAGTTTCAGTTCGTCCCGTGTAATAACATCGCGCAGCTGATTTTCAATATAAAGTCTTTTTTGTGCTTTATCACGCAAGACTCGATCGAAAACAATAGGACGGTCCTGCTTGGCTGCTTTGGCTTCATACATGGCGAGGTCCGCATCGCTCAGCATTTCGCTGGCGGTCTCGGAACGATGTTCGCTGGTCACAATGCCAATGCTGGCGCTGGAATAAATGGTGTATCCGCCGAGGATATAAGGCCGCGCTAAAGTTTCCAGCAGGCGATTCGCTACCAGAATGGCGTCATCCGGAGAGTGTAGATTTTCGAGCAGCACGACAAATTCGTCGCCCCCCAGTCGCGCGGCCTGAATCGTATCGGAGGCCCGAACCGTTTTACGAAGCCGGTCGGCAATCGCCTCCAGCAGTTTATCGCCGACATCGTGTCCCAGACTGTCATTGATGAGTTTGAAGCGATCAAAATCCATAAACAACAACGCAAAATGCTTACCGGATTTACGATCAATGACCTTCTGAATAGACTCCAGAATCGAAACCCGATTAGGGAGTCCCGTCAGTGGATCATGGTGTGCCAGATGCTGCAGTCGCTGCATCAATCGCTTCTGCTCACTGATATCAATCCGCAGTGCCAGATAGCCGTCGATCTTTCCCTGCTCATCAAACATGGGGACGATCGTGGTATTTACCCAGTACAGACGGCCGTTTTTAGCTTTGTTACAGATCTCTCCCCGCCATGTTTTGCCGCGGCGGATAGTGCGATACATTTCGCGAAAAAATTCGTTGGAATGCTGATCGGATCGCAAAATACAATGGTCAGCGCCAATCAGCTCGTCCCGGGTATAACCTGAGATCTGACAAAAGTTATCATTGACGTCGAGGATCTTTCCCTTCGTGTCGTTGATGGCCACAATACCAGCTTCATCAACGGCATCACGGAATGCCTGCAGATAGCTTAATTCTGAATGAACGTCAGTCACTTTTATCGCCCCTGCTTTATTTCCTCAAACTG
The sequence above is a segment of the Gimesia algae genome. Coding sequences within it:
- the uvsE gene encoding UV DNA damage repair endonuclease UvsE — protein: MKNPANTSNKIRLGLCCQFLEEPIKFRNTTVKASSQMERTAALEKLARLCRENALALQSSLGFCASHGIGCFRINSQILPLKTHPECGYEMSDLPEGEEIVELFLECGTFAREHDIRTCFHPDQFVVLNSPRPDVVTRSIAELEYQSEVAEWVKADVVNIHGGGGYGDKPEAIKRFAKNLKRLSNRVRSRLTVENDDKTYTPSDLLPLCQETGIPLVYDAHHHRCLPDDLSIEAATAAALTTWNREPLFHISSPREGWQGPKPNRHHDFIDIQDFPHCWEELKLTVEVEAKAKEQAVLKLRKALR
- a CDS encoding DUF4345 family protein: MTRIFLTVVGLVYLLLALWCSVDPASASRSVGFILESGSGQSEFLVVYGGLELALGIIFLWPLWQPGVTRYSLIVCIIVHGCLVLFRSTGFVIFEEIASMTYSLAVGEWLIFLISLGLFYNRKKSDSSST
- a CDS encoding dual specificity protein phosphatase family protein; the protein is MRVILPNLLWIGNTRDVHDVKNVLDLGIAAIIDLALEEPAVTLTRDIIYCRLPLIDGTENQPVVLETAVKTVARLIREEVPTLVACSAGMSRSPAIVAAALSQVRDTDFETELKQLAENHPSDVAPGLWNDLQELLQEK
- a CDS encoding class I fructose-bisphosphate aldolase — its product is MYKQQLIDTANSLVADDKGLLAMDESTPTCHKRFEKLGIPQTQEYRFAYRSLIATTPGLSESISGAILYDETIRQQTSDGTPLVSVLMNCGIIPGIKVDAGAKALAGHPGEKVTEGLDGLRDRLAEYAQLGARFAKWRAVITIGPGLPTPGCYAANAHGLARYAALCQEAGLVPIVEPEVLMDGKHTLARCFEVTEEALQTVFQQLYQQRVLLEGMILKPNMIVPGLDCPNQESVEEVAAATIECFEHTVPAAVPGVAFLSGGQSSELASARLNAMNVKYKSQVPWALAFSFARAIQQPAMELWAGKAENTEAAQKALYHRAKCNREARRGEYDPQIDAVDAS
- a CDS encoding DUF2293 domain-containing protein codes for the protein MSANTFSPGPTPDTVKAADGTIHTIPTGWSLLPPGDAGLTRRVKAAGEYWSVQEKKGRRTFSQGIWAPGETIEQLRKTLEAERDTPAYAKKQAAAAERREKQQAEYVEDFNGSVLNFLAFHPSHGELAQQLAQAITTHATPVGSGTVARTKRIPVEQRAEAAVIAWMRHQTTAYDSMKIPRVKGKRREVRRMLAQRSKELLNHYRCQSTAPASCPLQQALSENI
- a CDS encoding CPXCG motif-containing cysteine-rich protein: MMQEEASYICDACGEEIVIPVDLTAGTEQEYVEDCPVCCHPNVIHLQVEPDGDVRIWAAGE
- a CDS encoding putative bifunctional diguanylate cyclase/phosphodiesterase is translated as MTDVHSELSYLQAFRDAVDEAGIVAINDTKGKILDVNDNFCQISGYTRDELIGADHCILRSDQHSNEFFREMYRTIRRGKTWRGEICNKAKNGRLYWVNTTIVPMFDEQGKIDGYLALRIDISEQKRLMQRLQHLAHHDPLTGLPNRVSILESIQKVIDRKSGKHFALLFMDFDRFKLINDSLGHDVGDKLLEAIADRLRKTVRASDTIQAARLGGDEFVVLLENLHSPDDAILVANRLLETLARPYILGGYTIYSSASIGIVTSEHRSETASEMLSDADLAMYEAKAAKQDRPIVFDRVLRDKAQKRLYIENQLRDVITRDELKLFYQPIIDLESGELRGVEALIRWFHPECGMIPPDEFISVAEEMDMIIPIGNFVVDEACRQLADWRKTLGSRAPENLHVNVSRKQLEHPTLVSIVAEALAKHKIPAKCLHLEVTESIIMHDREASIETLNDLKKLGVKLDVDDFGTGYSSLSCLCDFPIDVLKLDREFIKRSDRDREVLLIHALIILAEKLGLEVIGEGIENIEQLQLLQGLGCRLGQGYFYSKPISGNEIEESILSGKWNATSMINA
- a CDS encoding tetratricopeptide repeat protein, whose protein sequence is MLKTQYSSAAEGNRHLRQGNLEAAVSSFSKLIEKQPDNVDAYLYRSSAYIQLNLLEQALDDCNTITELAPQNHYAFLNRGAIYGIMDEDEKCIKEMTRCLELMPDQQDALRNRAYAYSRTGKIETALTDFNRLIELAPDKSSYYSERGNCFLSLQKYSEAIQDYTQALQWIKDSWELYSWRGYCFARIGKEQQANADYKRALELNPFDTAIKQNPEDITSYQQRGNLYYDAGQYQNALNDFSKFEETSELTAEILVCRGYCYLNLGEISLAKAEFQKAHSMNAYGDAIKKDPLNSSHFLERGFLNYYREDYQQALHDFTHAWKLGEQSEELLPFRGAAYMKLHEYTKAKQDYETAIQNHPDSPHAYNGLAWLLATCPDETFRDGKRSLKLAKRNCILLITPEWNDLGTLAAAYAATGNFDEAVRLAKESLALAPEHEKADCQTRLEHYEHSEPYCDFET
- a CDS encoding DUF1653 domain-containing protein is translated as MKTGHYRHYKGNDYTVIGVARHSETDEELVVYRPEYGERELWVRPKTMFLESVDVNGELVPRFAYLHPIEE